The following are encoded in a window of Corynebacterium argentoratense DSM 44202 genomic DNA:
- a CDS encoding peptidylprolyl isomerase, translating to MTLKTATAIMHTNVGDIEIELFGNHAPETVANFVGLAEGTKEYVENANGTNSGPFYDGAPFHRVIDGFMIQGGDPTGTGRGGPGYQFADEFHPELQFDRPFLLAMANAGPGTNGSQFFITVAPTPHLNNRHTIFGEVTAEDSQKVVQAIASTATDRYDRPVEPIVITSIEIKQ from the coding sequence ATGACTTTGAAGACTGCAACAGCGATCATGCACACCAATGTTGGTGACATCGAGATCGAACTTTTCGGCAATCACGCACCCGAGACCGTCGCTAACTTTGTTGGCCTGGCGGAGGGCACCAAGGAGTATGTCGAAAACGCTAACGGAACCAACTCTGGCCCCTTCTACGATGGCGCCCCCTTCCACCGTGTCATCGATGGTTTCATGATTCAGGGCGGCGACCCCACAGGTACCGGCCGTGGCGGCCCCGGCTACCAGTTCGCTGACGAGTTCCACCCGGAGCTCCAGTTTGACCGCCCCTTCCTGCTGGCTATGGCGAATGCGGGCCCGGGCACCAACGGTTCCCAGTTCTTCATCACGGTTGCTCCGACCCCGCACCTGAACAACCGCCACACCATCTTCGGTGAGGTCACCGCTGAGGATTCCCAGAAGGTCGTTCAGGCAATTGCGTCGACCGCTACGGATCGCTACGACCGTCCGGTTGAGCCGATCGTGATCACCTCCATCGAGATCAAGCAGTAG
- a CDS encoding rhomboid family intramembrane serine protease has translation MSYYSTPSSPYADFFRTRKVTTALSVLIIACYFVLKPSWAGFSAYALDSGHWWVLVTNFFTHFSLDHLLFNVMMIVLVGGEIERVFGPGAMLLTFFLGGFGGTLAVWAFDPYSLTAGASSAGYAVMGVLLMMSRDKRGPAVLLGINILYSFFPGVSMWGHIGGLVGGFVAAGIIKAMFRRQQAGSRGAPWSMG, from the coding sequence ATGAGCTACTACAGCACGCCATCATCGCCCTATGCTGACTTCTTCCGCACGAGGAAGGTCACAACGGCCTTGAGTGTGTTGATCATCGCCTGCTACTTCGTCCTTAAGCCGTCGTGGGCGGGTTTTTCCGCTTATGCGTTGGATAGCGGCCACTGGTGGGTGCTGGTGACGAACTTTTTTACCCATTTCAGTCTCGATCACTTGTTGTTTAACGTGATGATGATCGTGCTCGTGGGTGGGGAAATCGAGCGGGTGTTTGGCCCGGGCGCGATGCTATTGACGTTCTTCCTGGGTGGGTTTGGTGGAACCCTCGCAGTGTGGGCGTTCGATCCTTATAGTTTGACCGCCGGCGCGTCGAGCGCAGGTTACGCGGTGATGGGTGTCCTGTTGATGATGAGTCGGGACAAGCGTGGGCCGGCTGTCCTGCTTGGCATCAATATTTTGTATTCGTTTTTCCCGGGGGTGTCCATGTGGGGCCATATTGGTGGCCTGGTTGGTGGGTTTGTTGCGGCGGGGATTATCAAAGCGATGTTTCGTCGGCAGCAGGCGGGCAGCCGGGGTGCTCCGTGGAGCATGGGGTAG
- the crgA gene encoding cell division protein CrgA, with protein sequence MPKAKVTKNAPVSTTPANRTPVKINSSGTPLWYKIIMFGLMLAGLLWLVVQYIFGPEIAWMAKLNAWNYLIGFGLFIMGLLMTTGWR encoded by the coding sequence ATGCCTAAGGCAAAGGTAACGAAGAACGCCCCGGTGTCCACCACTCCGGCTAACCGCACCCCGGTGAAAATCAACTCCAGTGGCACCCCACTGTGGTACAAGATCATCATGTTTGGGCTTATGCTCGCCGGCTTGCTGTGGTTAGTTGTGCAGTACATCTTCGGCCCCGAGATCGCCTGGATGGCTAAGCTCAACGCCTGGAATTACTTGATCGGTTTCGGCTTGTTCATCATGGGTTTGTTGATGACTACCGGCTGGCGTTAG
- the pknB gene encoding Stk1 family PASTA domain-containing Ser/Thr kinase, translated as MILADRYELGEVIGTGGMSDVYAATDTLLGRSVAVKVMRAELARDDSFRERFRREATNAGKLNHATIVAVYDSGEWEGVPYIVMERVHGRTLRDIVREQGPMTPAQAASTLIPVCEALQVSHDAGIIHRDIKPANIMITNTGAVKVMDFGIARAVNDSTAAMTQTAAVIGTAQYLSPEQARGKKAEAASDVYALGCVLYEVITGRPPFEGESPVAVAYQHVHDNPTPPSEFISGLTPTEALNIDAVTLTAMAKHPADRYQSATEMADDLGRVARNTIANAARTHVAPQQSQGRGAHARPGLHEAPTTTIPATPAPAPQAYPATSTYQPAQAADIHRQPAQVAPQQNRRDVNTRDDFDDYDDYDERGSRWPAVLAGLLAVVLIGVGGVFTYDYVTGKSSTSTASTVAIPSVSGMSEEQATTRLRDAGFTVDVRQQADPKAPRGTVIATNPASGSEIVKGSTVTLIVSSGKEITEVPDLTGRNTEEAAKILESAGLELDRQVKEQPSDTVKEGAVIEQSPRAGNQVSKGTKVAITVSTGVDEVRVPVITGLKWERAEGNLTSLGFVPVLEYIDSDQPEGTVVSAEGEGSDIPKGSDVAVKVSRGNRITMPDLTGLVSTQALATLRGTGWAAPDSALVVEQVKTPVLLDQGKIAGQTPAAGQPLIKDAPVTVQVYVFDLLP; from the coding sequence ATGATTCTTGCAGACCGATACGAACTCGGCGAGGTCATCGGCACCGGTGGCATGTCGGATGTTTACGCAGCTACCGACACCCTTTTGGGTCGCAGTGTCGCGGTGAAGGTGATGCGTGCAGAGTTGGCGCGCGACGATAGTTTCCGCGAGCGTTTCCGGCGGGAAGCTACCAACGCCGGCAAGCTCAACCACGCGACCATCGTTGCTGTGTACGATTCTGGCGAATGGGAGGGCGTGCCCTACATAGTGATGGAGCGGGTGCACGGCCGCACCTTGCGCGACATTGTGCGCGAGCAGGGCCCCATGACGCCCGCCCAGGCGGCCAGCACCCTGATCCCCGTGTGCGAGGCGCTGCAGGTCAGCCACGATGCCGGCATCATCCACCGCGATATCAAACCCGCGAACATCATGATCACCAACACCGGTGCTGTGAAGGTGATGGATTTTGGTATCGCCCGCGCCGTCAACGATTCCACCGCCGCCATGACACAAACCGCGGCTGTTATCGGCACCGCCCAGTACCTCTCCCCCGAGCAGGCCCGCGGCAAAAAAGCAGAGGCCGCCTCTGACGTGTACGCCTTGGGGTGTGTCCTCTACGAAGTGATCACCGGGCGTCCGCCCTTCGAAGGGGAATCCCCCGTTGCCGTCGCCTACCAGCATGTTCACGATAACCCCACCCCGCCGTCGGAATTCATCTCTGGCCTCACCCCCACCGAGGCTTTAAATATTGACGCCGTGACGCTCACTGCCATGGCAAAGCATCCGGCCGATCGTTATCAAAGCGCCACGGAAATGGCCGATGACCTAGGCCGCGTCGCGCGCAACACGATTGCTAACGCGGCGCGCACCCACGTAGCCCCCCAACAATCCCAAGGCCGCGGGGCACACGCACGACCCGGTCTTCACGAAGCCCCCACCACCACTATCCCCGCCACACCGGCACCGGCCCCCCAGGCCTACCCCGCTACCTCCACCTACCAGCCTGCCCAAGCGGCGGACATCCACCGCCAACCCGCACAGGTTGCGCCCCAGCAGAACCGACGCGACGTCAACACCCGTGATGATTTCGATGACTACGACGACTATGACGAGCGCGGCTCCCGCTGGCCAGCCGTGTTGGCCGGGTTGCTGGCGGTGGTCCTCATTGGTGTCGGCGGGGTGTTCACCTACGACTATGTCACCGGCAAGTCCAGCACTAGCACCGCCAGCACCGTGGCGATCCCCTCGGTCAGCGGAATGAGCGAAGAGCAAGCCACCACGCGCCTACGCGACGCCGGCTTCACCGTCGACGTACGCCAGCAGGCCGACCCGAAGGCGCCCCGTGGAACTGTGATCGCCACCAACCCGGCCAGCGGTTCAGAGATTGTGAAGGGCAGCACCGTCACCCTCATTGTGTCCTCCGGTAAAGAAATCACCGAAGTGCCAGACCTCACGGGGCGCAATACGGAAGAAGCAGCGAAAATCCTGGAATCCGCTGGGCTGGAGCTTGATCGTCAGGTTAAGGAACAGCCTTCCGACACCGTGAAGGAAGGCGCCGTGATCGAACAGTCGCCACGGGCCGGCAACCAAGTGTCCAAGGGCACGAAGGTCGCGATCACAGTGTCCACTGGTGTCGACGAGGTACGCGTACCTGTCATCACCGGCTTGAAGTGGGAACGCGCGGAAGGAAACCTCACCAGCCTGGGCTTCGTGCCGGTGCTGGAGTACATCGATTCTGACCAGCCGGAAGGCACCGTCGTCAGCGCAGAGGGCGAAGGCAGTGACATACCCAAGGGTTCTGACGTCGCGGTGAAGGTGTCGCGCGGCAACCGAATCACCATGCCTGACCTGACCGGGTTGGTGTCCACCCAGGCGTTGGCCACGCTGCGGGGCACCGGTTGGGCCGCACCCGATAGCGCACTTGTTGTGGAACAGGTGAAAACCCCTGTGCTGCTCGACCAAGGCAAGATCGCCGGGCAGACCCCAGCTGCGGGTCAACCACTGATTAAAGACGCCCCCGTCACCGTCCAGGTGTACGTTTTCGATCTGCTGCCCTAA
- a CDS encoding serine/threonine-protein kinase, with product MMHYRLNRVIGHGGMSTVWLADTEQGPVAVKILRPEFSAAPEFVDRFRTEAESSLKIDNPHVVRTYDYQDSSLVMEYVPGQSLADLLSNLGSGQPLAEDDALNILEQAASGLAAIHNAGLVHRDIKPGNLLLRDSSGTAVGDPARGAIVKITDFGIVKAAQSVALTRTGMVVGTAQYVSPEQAQGFDVTPASDVYSLGVVGFEMLSGSRPFSGDSSVSVALAHISQAPPHIDAPISDAARELISIALRKDPASRYADGAEFAQAIAAVRCGQWPPAPRMINDAPTTVLPSQAPVAGGFVDPHATTHLQQVIGAGAGATVGAGAAAQSGAGATAAQRRPQTLNQGQATSAPQVTQAKPRKKQSKAIPILVGVLVTALIGATAFILANAFGLIGTTPKPTPTVVTETQITTVPAKPTQAPTPAPAPRPVEPTTPREEPTSTTKSTTTTSTPVDKPDDGRDADTPPSPSVGTTTTPRTPADSDQPGGDTGTTPPAGTVDDTNETSPQP from the coding sequence ATGATGCACTACAGGTTGAACAGGGTTATTGGCCACGGTGGCATGTCCACCGTGTGGTTGGCGGACACGGAGCAGGGTCCGGTGGCTGTGAAGATCCTCCGCCCGGAGTTTTCGGCGGCCCCTGAGTTTGTGGACCGTTTCCGCACCGAGGCTGAATCCTCGTTAAAGATCGACAATCCGCATGTGGTGCGCACCTATGATTACCAGGATTCTTCCCTGGTGATGGAGTATGTGCCGGGCCAATCTTTGGCGGATTTGCTGTCGAATCTGGGTAGTGGGCAGCCTTTGGCTGAGGATGACGCGCTGAACATTTTGGAGCAGGCCGCATCTGGTTTGGCTGCAATTCACAATGCTGGTTTGGTGCATCGCGACATTAAGCCTGGCAATTTGTTGTTGCGTGATTCTTCCGGCACTGCTGTGGGGGACCCGGCGCGTGGCGCGATTGTGAAGATCACTGATTTCGGGATCGTGAAGGCGGCCCAGTCGGTGGCATTGACGCGCACCGGCATGGTTGTCGGTACGGCGCAGTATGTGTCCCCGGAGCAGGCTCAGGGTTTTGATGTCACCCCGGCATCTGATGTGTATTCGCTGGGTGTTGTGGGCTTTGAGATGTTGTCGGGTTCCCGCCCATTTAGTGGGGATTCCTCGGTGTCGGTGGCGTTGGCGCATATTAGCCAGGCCCCGCCGCACATTGATGCTCCGATTTCTGACGCCGCGCGGGAGCTCATCAGCATTGCGTTGCGCAAAGACCCTGCGTCGCGTTACGCTGACGGAGCAGAGTTTGCCCAAGCTATTGCTGCGGTTCGGTGTGGGCAGTGGCCGCCGGCGCCACGGATGATTAATGACGCCCCGACCACGGTGTTGCCTTCGCAGGCTCCGGTTGCGGGTGGTTTTGTGGATCCGCATGCCACGACTCACCTGCAGCAGGTGATTGGCGCGGGCGCTGGTGCTACGGTTGGGGCCGGGGCTGCTGCCCAGTCTGGTGCTGGTGCTACGGCTGCCCAGCGTCGCCCGCAAACCCTCAACCAAGGACAGGCCACTTCGGCGCCCCAAGTCACTCAAGCTAAGCCGCGGAAGAAGCAGTCCAAGGCCATCCCGATCTTGGTGGGTGTGCTGGTCACGGCCTTGATCGGTGCGACGGCATTTATCTTGGCTAACGCTTTTGGTTTGATCGGCACCACCCCGAAGCCGACGCCGACGGTCGTAACCGAAACGCAGATCACCACGGTTCCTGCAAAGCCGACGCAGGCGCCCACACCCGCACCCGCACCGCGTCCTGTTGAACCGACGACGCCGCGGGAGGAGCCGACGTCAACAACAAAATCGACAACCACCACCTCCACGCCCGTAGATAAGCCTGATGACGGCCGTGATGCTGATACGCCGCCGAGCCCCAGCGTTGGGACGACCACCACACCGCGTACCCCCGCGGATAGTGATCAACCTGGTGGTGACACCGGCACCACCCCGCCCGCAGGCACTGTAGACGACACGAACGAAACGAGCCCCCAACCATGA
- a CDS encoding penicillin-binding transpeptidase domain-containing protein, protein MNRSIRLTSLFTLLMSVVLLANLEYVQVFSGYADDPRNKRTYYRSLDTPRGQISAGGLVLATSDENGRHYPTNPLVFGPVEGYLSETYGLSGLELGYNDVLDGSAVFNASLTERLMGKKPAGANIDLTLQPALQNVAFHQLADMNYDGAVVAIRPSSGEILAMASTPSYDPALIVDPETSEQTWAGYLDNPASPLLNHATQETLPPGSTFKVITTAAALSQGWNADSTVTASPEITLPNTTTTLENYDGMRCGGGDQTTLMNAFTLSCNTAFAEMAMAVGPDPLRDVAKHFGLQDTYDIGLPMDPGTLGDLADQASLGQSAIGQRDVTMSVLENAVVAATVANGGKRMEPYLVSTVTAPDLKVLRTTKPKQVDRIDPGIAAQLTEMMLSSERHTVGDSSVQIASKTGTAEHGEDSRNSNPHAWYIAFAPGKDIAVAVVVKNGGDRGQAATGGSVAAPIGRAVIEAAQ, encoded by the coding sequence ATGAATCGTTCTATCCGTTTGACGTCCCTGTTTACGCTGCTGATGAGTGTGGTGCTGCTGGCCAACCTGGAGTATGTGCAGGTCTTTTCGGGCTATGCGGACGATCCGCGTAACAAGCGCACCTATTATCGCTCTCTGGATACCCCCCGTGGGCAGATTTCCGCGGGAGGTTTGGTGTTGGCTACCTCGGATGAGAACGGCCGCCACTACCCCACTAATCCTTTGGTGTTTGGCCCGGTCGAGGGTTATTTGAGCGAGACCTACGGCTTGTCCGGCCTTGAGCTTGGCTATAACGATGTGTTGGATGGGTCTGCGGTGTTTAATGCTTCGCTGACGGAGCGTCTGATGGGCAAGAAGCCAGCGGGCGCCAACATTGATTTGACGTTGCAGCCTGCGCTGCAAAATGTGGCGTTCCACCAGTTGGCTGACATGAATTATGACGGCGCGGTGGTTGCTATCCGCCCGTCGTCTGGGGAAATTTTGGCGATGGCCTCTACCCCGTCGTACGATCCGGCGTTGATCGTCGACCCGGAGACGTCGGAGCAGACGTGGGCTGGCTATTTGGATAATCCTGCCTCGCCTTTGCTCAACCACGCGACGCAAGAGACTCTGCCGCCTGGTTCGACGTTCAAGGTGATTACCACCGCTGCGGCGCTAAGCCAGGGGTGGAATGCTGATTCCACCGTGACCGCGTCACCCGAAATCACCTTGCCGAACACGACGACGACGTTGGAAAACTATGACGGTATGCGTTGTGGCGGCGGGGATCAGACAACGTTGATGAATGCGTTCACCCTGTCCTGCAATACGGCTTTTGCTGAGATGGCGATGGCCGTGGGGCCTGACCCGCTCCGCGACGTCGCTAAGCATTTTGGCCTGCAGGACACCTACGACATTGGCTTGCCGATGGACCCGGGCACCCTGGGTGATCTTGCTGATCAGGCCTCGCTTGGGCAGTCTGCTATCGGCCAGCGCGACGTGACGATGAGCGTGTTGGAAAACGCTGTTGTCGCCGCAACGGTCGCGAATGGCGGCAAGCGTATGGAGCCGTATCTGGTGTCGACGGTGACGGCCCCTGATCTGAAGGTTCTGCGCACGACGAAGCCGAAGCAGGTTGATCGGATTGATCCGGGCATTGCCGCCCAGTTGACGGAGATGATGTTGTCGAGCGAACGCCACACAGTTGGTGATAGTTCGGTGCAGATTGCCTCCAAGACGGGCACGGCGGAGCACGGGGAGGATTCCCGCAACTCTAATCCGCACGCCTGGTACATCGCTTTTGCCCCCGGCAAGGACATTGCGGTGGCTGTGGTTGTGAAAAACGGTGGCGACCGCGGACAGGCCGCAACGGGTGGTTCTGTTGCGGCACCTATCGGACGAGCAGTAATCGAGGCAGCCCAATGA
- a CDS encoding FtsW/RodA/SpoVE family cell cycle protein: MSAKHESRGVSFNPRWAELRLLLLSAVVLAITLSNLDIESFKMFGWVIGGYIGVFTLAHVALCFVAPRADQIMLPVAAALNALGVVIIYRLNPNLAAKQVMWALLAVVMMVVLLFILRDHRSLGRFSYILGLLGLVLLTLPMVWPTSMDADANIWISIGPFSVQPGEFSKILLLLFFAQLLVNKRALFTVAGYHFMGMEFPRLRDLGPILLVWAVALMIMAGENDFGPALLLFGTVLGMLFLATGRVSWLLIGVVLVAIGGTGVYQISSKIQARVQNFINPFDNYDSTGYQLSQALFGLNFGGVSGTGLGKGYPNEVPVAVSDFILAAVGEELGLVGLAAILMLFAIFITRGMRVALQCRDSFGKLVASGLSLTIAIQVFVVVGGISALLPMTGLTTPFMSAGGSSLLANYMLLAIILRISDAANSPAAHSGSGSHSPAGATAGQVSAAAGGAR; this comes from the coding sequence ATGTCTGCCAAGCATGAGTCCCGCGGTGTGAGTTTTAATCCACGGTGGGCTGAGCTTCGTCTGTTGCTTCTGTCTGCTGTGGTGTTGGCGATTACTTTATCCAATTTGGATATTGAGTCCTTCAAGATGTTTGGGTGGGTGATCGGCGGCTACATCGGGGTGTTTACTCTGGCGCATGTGGCGTTGTGTTTTGTGGCGCCTCGGGCAGATCAGATTATGTTGCCGGTGGCTGCTGCGTTGAACGCTTTGGGTGTGGTGATTATTTATCGCCTGAATCCTAATTTGGCGGCTAAGCAGGTGATGTGGGCGCTGCTTGCTGTGGTGATGATGGTCGTGCTGTTGTTTATTTTGCGTGATCACCGCAGTTTGGGGCGTTTTTCCTATATTCTTGGCCTGCTTGGTTTGGTGCTGTTGACGCTGCCTATGGTGTGGCCAACGTCGATGGATGCGGATGCCAATATTTGGATTTCGATTGGCCCATTTTCGGTGCAGCCGGGTGAGTTTTCCAAGATTCTGCTGCTGCTGTTTTTTGCCCAATTGTTGGTCAATAAGCGCGCATTGTTTACGGTAGCTGGCTATCACTTTATGGGTATGGAGTTTCCGCGTCTTCGGGACTTGGGCCCGATTTTGTTGGTGTGGGCTGTGGCTTTGATGATCATGGCTGGGGAAAATGATTTCGGCCCGGCTTTGCTGTTGTTCGGCACTGTGTTGGGCATGCTGTTTTTAGCTACTGGCAGAGTGTCGTGGTTGCTGATTGGTGTTGTGCTGGTCGCTATTGGCGGCACGGGCGTGTATCAGATTTCTTCGAAGATTCAGGCTCGCGTTCAGAACTTCATCAATCCTTTCGACAATTATGATTCGACTGGTTATCAGTTGTCTCAGGCCTTGTTTGGTCTAAATTTTGGTGGGGTGTCTGGCACGGGTTTGGGCAAGGGTTATCCCAATGAGGTTCCCGTCGCAGTGTCGGATTTCATTTTGGCGGCGGTGGGCGAGGAGCTCGGCCTGGTGGGTTTGGCGGCCATTTTGATGCTGTTCGCCATTTTCATTACGCGCGGTATGCGTGTGGCGTTGCAGTGCCGTGATTCTTTCGGGAAGTTGGTTGCCTCGGGCTTGTCGTTGACGATTGCCATCCAAGTATTTGTGGTTGTCGGCGGTATTTCGGCTTTGCTTCCGATGACCGGTTTGACTACTCCGTTTATGTCGGCGGGTGGTTCTTCTTTGTTGGCGAACTACATGTTGTTGGCGATTATTTTGCGGATTTCTGACGCCGCGAACTCCCCTGCCGCACACTCGGGTTCCGGTTCTCACTCGCCAGCGGGGGCTACTGCAGGCCAGGTATCGGCCGCGGCTGGAGGTGCACGATGA
- a CDS encoding PP2C family protein-serine/threonine phosphatase: MKLALNFTAASDRGLVRQNNEDSAYASPRLLVLADGMGGHAAGEVASQLMVTEFRDLDASVVAGDAGVVSPELLADTAAAGNQAIAEEVRVRPETEGMGTTLTAVSFDGVQLHWCHVGDSRGYVLRDGVLQQVTVDDTFVQSLVDKGELDPEDVSTHPQRSLILKACTGRPVEPTVWSSEARSGDRVLLCSDGLSDPVSFSTIEEALGVGDPAQAARKLIDLALRSGGPDNVTVVVADVVGLDSDDAAGGVEAAALPVDPVVAGALNAGVEDPRPDTAAGRAALIRTIEPAEQPSGRAKTGFFKRLRVWPLIVSLLVVIALVVAAGWVNHASKNNFFVSVDGDRVIVEQGFKSSVVGIDLHKPFQKACLSEQKRVSVVSLEEDSRACVPFTVNALPESVRSSIEGLPESGYDDVLGQLQRLGSEALPVCVKRDSAASGSGDLNSPGKNCREVG, from the coding sequence TTGAAACTCGCGCTTAATTTCACGGCCGCGAGCGATCGCGGGTTGGTTCGCCAGAATAATGAGGACTCTGCGTATGCGAGCCCTCGTTTGTTGGTGTTGGCTGATGGTATGGGTGGCCATGCAGCGGGGGAGGTTGCGAGCCAGTTGATGGTGACTGAGTTCCGCGATCTGGATGCGTCGGTGGTGGCTGGCGATGCTGGGGTGGTGTCGCCGGAGTTGTTGGCCGATACTGCTGCTGCTGGTAATCAGGCCATTGCGGAGGAGGTTCGTGTGCGTCCGGAGACAGAGGGCATGGGCACGACGCTGACGGCTGTGTCTTTTGATGGGGTGCAGTTGCATTGGTGCCATGTGGGGGATTCGCGTGGTTATGTGCTGCGTGATGGTGTGTTGCAGCAGGTCACTGTGGATGACACCTTTGTGCAGTCGCTGGTCGACAAGGGCGAGTTGGATCCGGAGGATGTGTCGACGCATCCGCAGCGTTCCCTGATTTTGAAGGCTTGTACTGGTCGTCCGGTGGAGCCGACGGTGTGGTCGTCGGAGGCTCGCTCGGGGGATCGGGTGTTGTTGTGTAGTGATGGTTTGTCGGATCCGGTGAGTTTTTCGACGATCGAGGAGGCTTTGGGTGTGGGGGACCCTGCTCAGGCTGCTCGTAAGTTGATTGATTTGGCGTTGCGTTCTGGTGGTCCGGACAATGTGACGGTTGTTGTTGCCGATGTTGTTGGGCTTGATAGTGATGACGCCGCGGGGGGCGTTGAGGCTGCTGCGTTGCCGGTGGATCCGGTGGTTGCGGGTGCATTGAATGCTGGTGTGGAGGATCCGCGTCCGGATACTGCTGCTGGTCGTGCGGCGTTGATTCGTACTATTGAGCCTGCTGAGCAGCCTTCTGGTCGGGCTAAGACTGGTTTTTTTAAGCGGCTGCGTGTGTGGCCGTTGATTGTTTCTTTGTTGGTGGTTATTGCTTTGGTGGTGGCCGCGGGGTGGGTGAATCACGCGTCGAAGAACAACTTTTTTGTGTCGGTTGATGGCGACCGCGTGATCGTTGAGCAGGGGTTTAAATCCTCTGTTGTTGGTATCGATTTGCATAAGCCTTTCCAGAAGGCGTGTTTGTCGGAGCAGAAGCGGGTGTCTGTGGTGAGTCTGGAAGAGGATTCCCGCGCTTGTGTTCCGTTTACGGTTAATGCTTTGCCAGAGTCGGTGCGTTCGAGCATTGAGGGTTTGCCGGAGTCTGGTTATGACGATGTGCTGGGCCAGTTGCAGCGTTTGGGTTCTGAGGCGTTGCCGGTGTGTGTCAAGCGTGATTCCGCGGCGTCAGGCTCGGGTGATTTGAATAGCCCGGGTAAGAATTGTCGGGAGGTGGGCTGA
- a CDS encoding FHA domain-containing protein FhaB/FipA: MELAFRIGLLVVLWVFVFAVLRELRRDLSGVGGAPAAPVMTARGSASALPSPSAGGVQDAATAASPSVPGSSGADVLEVIGGPAYDLSGFDQVVIGRHPECDIVISDDFASSRHARLFRRPGSRDWFVEDLNSRNGTFVGQWRVEQPERVSDVITVGQTALRMV, encoded by the coding sequence ATGGAGCTCGCATTTCGCATCGGCCTGCTGGTTGTTTTGTGGGTGTTTGTTTTTGCGGTGTTGCGTGAGTTGCGCCGTGATCTGTCGGGTGTGGGTGGGGCGCCTGCGGCTCCAGTGATGACGGCGCGGGGGTCGGCGTCTGCGCTTCCGTCTCCGTCTGCTGGTGGTGTGCAGGATGCTGCCACGGCGGCTTCGCCGTCGGTTCCGGGTTCTTCTGGCGCTGATGTGCTGGAGGTTATTGGTGGCCCGGCGTATGACTTGTCTGGTTTTGATCAGGTGGTTATTGGTCGGCATCCGGAGTGCGACATTGTGATTTCGGATGATTTTGCTTCGTCTCGTCATGCTCGGTTGTTCCGTCGTCCGGGTTCGAGGGATTGGTTTGTTGAGGATTTGAATTCTCGTAATGGCACTTTTGTTGGCCAGTGGCGTGTGGAGCAGCCGGAGCGTGTGTCGGATGTTATTACTGTGGGCCAGACGGCGTTGAGGATGGTTTGA
- a CDS encoding DUF3662 and FHA domain-containing protein, with protein sequence MSLLGKMAKLDSSLQRGLDNSFAFVFGGKVVPAEIEEALRQEAEDNVTKTYEGTVEVPNVFRVSLSSKDICGIPDEAAADFADRMTRLCRNNGWSVPGPIRVDLVEDSSLRSGQLKTSSSSEAQPQTVTLLLQDGSSRTYAVHEGSNIIGRGQQADFRLPDTGVSRQHAEVTWDGRDAVLVDLQSTNGTTVNDMKIDNWLLGDGDVITVGHSQLEVRITGR encoded by the coding sequence ATGTCGTTGCTGGGCAAGATGGCCAAGCTTGATAGTTCTTTGCAGCGTGGCCTTGACAACAGTTTCGCCTTCGTTTTTGGTGGAAAGGTTGTTCCCGCTGAGATCGAGGAGGCTCTGCGCCAAGAGGCGGAGGACAACGTCACGAAGACGTACGAGGGCACGGTTGAGGTGCCGAATGTGTTCCGCGTGTCCTTGTCTTCTAAGGATATTTGTGGCATTCCGGATGAGGCGGCCGCGGATTTCGCGGATCGTATGACGCGTTTGTGCCGTAACAATGGCTGGTCTGTTCCGGGCCCGATTCGTGTGGATTTGGTTGAGGATTCTTCGTTGCGTTCTGGCCAGTTGAAGACGAGTTCTTCTTCGGAGGCTCAGCCTCAGACTGTGACGTTGTTGTTGCAGGATGGTTCGAGCCGCACGTATGCGGTGCATGAGGGTTCGAACATTATTGGCCGTGGTCAGCAGGCTGATTTCCGTCTTCCGGATACTGGTGTGTCACGTCAGCATGCTGAGGTGACGTGGGACGGCCGTGATGCTGTGTTGGTTGATTTGCAGTCGACGAATGGCACGACTGTTAATGATATGAAGATTGATAATTGGTTGTTGGGTGATGGCGACGTTATTACTGTTGGGCATTCTCAGCTAGAGGTTCGGATTACGGGGCGCTGA